The nucleotide sequence GGCGGCTCGGGAAAGCCCTGGCGGACCTGCTGGAGTCGTTGTCCGACGTGATCCGCCGGGACGAGCCGCCCGAAGACCTCGACGGCCTGCTGTCCCACGAGCAGGACACGCGCAGCCAGGTGCTGGCGGCCGAAGAAGCCGTCGGCCTGACGCGGGAAGGGCGGATGCTGAACCTCCGCCGCGCGCGCCCCTCCGCCGGGACGAACCACGAACGTCCACTTCGGACGCTGATCGGGCTCTGGCCCGCGATGTCGCAGCTGCTCGCCGCGGTGCGCACGACGGCGGGCCGGCGCGAGCACCCGTTCGAGTACCCCTGGCCGGACGCGCGCGAGTCGTTGGCCGACCTGATGCACCACTTGGCCGGAGCCGTGCAGTCGGTGGCGATGGCGGGGGAACCGGTCGAGCTGGACGAATGCCGCGCCCTGCTCGAAAAGCTCGAAAAGCGGCTGGTGACGGCGGACGAAGACGGCGTCCCGGCCCGGCTGGGCCTGGGAACCATGACGCTGCCCGCCCGGCTGCTCCTGGAGCAGCTGGAGAAACGCTGAAGGCCGCCGCGGCGAGGCGGCGGCCTTCAGGCACCGAGAGTTACTGGACGGCGACCGCTTCGGTTTCGGACCGGTGCCGGCTGCAGGCCGTGCACACCATCGTCTGGCCCAGCAAAGTGCCGTCACCGGACACCAGCCGCGCGACGTGCAGCGTCGGCAGGCCGCACTCTTCGCAGGGGATCGGCTTGCTGTCGCGGCTGATCATGACACGGTTCGGCATGGTGGAGCCCCCTGACGCGGATGGACGGTCTCGGGGGGTTACCCACGTGGCCTGCGCCACACTCGTCCGGCGCAGCGATGTCACTCGAATGGCGTAGTCACTTGGCCGGGTACTGCTGTTCTTGCAGCAGCGTGGCCAGGTGGACGGCGTTGCGGACCAGGGTCGCGTTCGTCGAGGCCACGGCCTCCGGCGTCTCGTCGAGGTCCTGGTAGTCACCGCCCTGCATGGCTTCGCCGTTCCAGTACGTCGCGCCCTGGGCCGGGACCGTGAAACCGACGTCGTTCAGCGCTTGGAACAGGTCCGCGATGATCTTGTGGGCGCCGTCCTCGTTGCCGACCACCGCGGCCACCCCGACCTTGCCGAACATCGCCGGGCGGCCCTCGTCGTCCGTTTCGGACAGTTCCGCGTCGAGGCGTTCCAGCA is from Amycolatopsis mediterranei and encodes:
- a CDS encoding flavodoxin family protein — protein: MTLRVLALTCTLKPSPAKSSSDLMARQLLDLFAERGATGELVRVVDHDVRPGVEADMGNGDAWPDIRRKIAAADVLLIATPTWVGHMSSVAQRVLERLDAELSETDDEGRPAMFGKVGVAAVVGNEDGAHKIIADLFQALNDVGFTVPAQGATYWNGEAMQGGDYQDLDETPEAVASTNATLVRNAVHLATLLQEQQYPAK